A single window of Magnetococcus sp. PR-3 DNA harbors:
- the hcp gene encoding hydroxylamine reductase: MAKDANSVDMFCYQCSMSAPSGCGSTGQTLGTCGKDDTIARLQDLMIFGLKGLAAYREHARELKADTLEVDDVINETLYFTMTNVNFNFDQHIAQLMKVGNAGVKVMDLLSDAHTNHLGIPTPVKVSQNRAEGHAILVSGHNLDMLQKLLVATEGRGVNIYTHSEMLPAHAYPELNRYSHLKGNIGGAWHDQGKLFQQWNGPMVVNTNCIAPLRKDANYLDRLYGYKMVGVEGIKAIEGDDFEALIEQALALPVVDGFESDSAITTGHHYKTLLTLAPAVVDAVNSGKIRQFFVIAGCDAPGSAGDYYREMAQSLPDDCVIITSSCGKFRFNDIDFGTVPGTEIPRYLDLGQCNDSNGAVHIALALSAALDTPVNELPISIVLSWMEQKAVIILLALFSLGIQNITIGPKAPQFVNEGILEFLVKNFNLKLTSDAKSDLKQLLRPEVKAA, translated from the coding sequence ATGGCGAAGGATGCCAATTCCGTAGATATGTTCTGTTATCAATGTTCCATGAGTGCCCCAAGTGGTTGTGGCTCTACCGGTCAAACCCTGGGGACCTGTGGTAAAGATGACACCATTGCACGTTTACAAGATCTGATGATCTTTGGTCTTAAAGGTTTGGCCGCTTATCGTGAGCATGCCCGTGAGTTAAAGGCAGATACCCTTGAGGTAGATGATGTCATTAATGAGACGCTCTACTTTACCATGACCAATGTAAATTTTAATTTTGACCAGCATATTGCTCAATTGATGAAAGTGGGCAACGCTGGGGTTAAAGTCATGGACCTGTTGAGTGATGCCCACACCAACCATTTGGGTATTCCAACACCTGTAAAGGTTTCTCAAAACCGGGCTGAAGGTCATGCTATTTTAGTTTCTGGACATAATTTGGATATGCTGCAGAAGCTGCTGGTGGCCACAGAAGGACGAGGGGTTAATATATATACCCACTCTGAAATGCTGCCAGCTCACGCTTACCCTGAGCTGAACAGATATTCTCACTTGAAGGGGAATATTGGTGGTGCATGGCATGATCAGGGGAAGCTGTTCCAACAGTGGAATGGCCCCATGGTGGTCAATACCAACTGCATTGCCCCTTTACGTAAAGATGCCAACTACCTTGACCGTCTCTATGGTTATAAAATGGTTGGTGTTGAAGGGATTAAGGCCATTGAGGGCGATGATTTTGAAGCTTTGATCGAGCAAGCCTTGGCACTGCCTGTTGTCGATGGTTTTGAATCTGATTCGGCCATTACGACCGGTCACCACTATAAAACCCTGTTAACCCTGGCACCTGCGGTTGTTGATGCTGTTAATAGTGGGAAGATCCGCCAGTTCTTTGTGATCGCAGGGTGTGATGCACCTGGAAGTGCGGGTGACTACTACCGTGAAATGGCACAATCTTTACCTGATGATTGTGTGATCATTACATCCAGTTGCGGTAAGTTCCGCTTTAACGATATCGATTTTGGTACTGTTCCTGGTACGGAGATTCCACGCTATCTGGATCTTGGGCAGTGTAATGACAGTAATGGTGCCGTGCATATTGCTTTGGCATTAAGTGCTGCACTGGATACTCCTGTTAACGAGCTGCCCATCTCCATTGTTCTGAGTTGGATGGAGCAAAAGGCTGTGATCATTCTTTTGGCCCTGTTTAGCCTGGGTATTCAGAATATTACCATTGGTCCGAAGGCTCCTCAGTTTGTGAATGAAGGGATCCTGGAGTTCTTGGTCAAAAACTTTAACCTTAAGCTCACCAGCGATGCGAAAAGTGACTTAAAACAGCTGTTGCGCCCTGAGGTCAAAGCCGCCTGA
- a CDS encoding bacteriohemerythrin — protein MNQAGEVFRSKLAETLPDVGVARFNDAHQKLVDIIIDIDQILEGMIESELAQDSWNSLGDLIGSLVLYTRQHFEDEEKAMRANDYLGYIEHSQQHVKLVGELQVFQNGVVSQNEEITMKMRSWLLEWLLVHIKSFDMQYRPVLEGKV, from the coding sequence ATGAATCAGGCAGGTGAAGTGTTTCGTTCTAAGTTGGCTGAAACACTACCCGATGTGGGGGTGGCACGTTTTAATGATGCGCATCAGAAATTGGTCGATATCATTATTGATATTGATCAGATTCTTGAGGGCATGATCGAAAGTGAATTGGCGCAAGATAGCTGGAATAGCCTTGGTGACCTGATCGGTAGCTTGGTTCTATATACTCGCCAGCATTTTGAAGATGAAGAGAAAGCGATGCGGGCCAATGACTATTTAGGCTACATCGAGCACAGCCAACAACATGTTAAGCTGGTTGGTGAACTGCAGGTCTTCCAAAATGGTGTTGTGTCTCAGAACGAAGAGATCACCATGAAGATGCGTAGTTGGCTGTTAGAGTGGCTTTTGGTGCATATTAAGAGTTTTGATATGCAATACCGTCCTGTACTGGAAGGTAAGGTCTAA
- a CDS encoding M50 family metallopeptidase, with translation MLQDPRWTLLLWLVMAVLVQAIPIIQWPFMLLESYFHELGHGLAALLTGGHFHRIELFVDGRGLATTAGGWRLLILFSGYFMAALSGTIIYLAVSLPNPKQAPRLAWLLAIIVGLSVLLWMRDVTSWMIGGSLTLLFLLAVQWGKALFVQAFLQFCGISVLVSAVQSPLYQLGQTGSDAAKLANLTFIPAIVWVLLWMATALWLLYQLWSWQGRQMHKATD, from the coding sequence ATGCTTCAAGACCCTCGCTGGACACTGCTGCTATGGCTGGTCATGGCCGTGTTAGTACAAGCTATACCGATCATTCAATGGCCATTTATGCTGTTAGAAAGTTATTTTCATGAGCTCGGTCACGGTCTGGCAGCACTTCTTACTGGAGGTCATTTTCATCGCATAGAGCTGTTTGTGGATGGCCGAGGTTTGGCCACCACAGCAGGAGGCTGGCGTTTATTGATTCTTTTCAGTGGATATTTCATGGCTGCTCTAAGCGGTACCATCATCTACTTAGCCGTCAGTTTGCCCAATCCCAAACAAGCCCCACGATTGGCATGGTTGCTGGCCATTATTGTTGGATTAAGCGTTTTATTGTGGATGCGGGACGTAACCAGTTGGATGATTGGAGGCAGTTTAACACTGCTATTTCTCTTGGCCGTACAGTGGGGAAAAGCCCTATTTGTTCAGGCATTTTTGCAGTTTTGTGGCATATCCGTCTTAGTCAGTGCCGTGCAGTCCCCACTTTATCAGTTGGGGCAAACCGGGAGTGATGCTGCAAAACTGGCTAACCTCACCTTTATACCTGCAATCGTTTGGGTCCTGTTATGGATGGCAACAGCGTTATGGCTGCTCTATCAACTGTGGTCTTGGCAGGGGCGCCAAATGCATAAAGCAACGGACTAA